A single window of Rhodamnia argentea isolate NSW1041297 chromosome 5, ASM2092103v1, whole genome shotgun sequence DNA harbors:
- the LOC115729534 gene encoding WAT1-related protein At1g68170-like, which translates to MSMHSFFEAVHEVKAPMMMGAVQVAFAGVNILYKLAASDGMNLTIVVAYRFIFATAFLAPLAFFLERKSRPKITWTVLGRAFFCGLLAGSMGQNLYLASLSMTSATYASAMANLVPAVTFVLAISLGLEKVRLTTVAGKAKVAGTLMGIGGAMLLTFYKGVEVNLWSTHVNLLHHVAPTQQGREGSSNLLLGSLLAVASCFCYALWLIIQAKTSEGFPCQYTSTALMTFMGSIQAVVYALCRERDWSRWQLGWNIGLLTVSYSGIVGSGLCYTLITWCVRMRGPVFVSVFNPLMLVTVALAGSMVLDEKLHLGSILGSGLIVLSLYAVLWGKRKENKRMNQLAPSTGSGESESVEIVIASPTKNGVKEGDDVLEVAQKEGQVVKESLEEKTGGGEGQSLTSN; encoded by the exons ATGTCGATGCATAGTTTCTTCGAGGCCGTGCACGAAGTGAAGGCCCCAATGATGATGGGGGCCGTCCAGGTCGCGTTCGCCGGCGTCAACATACTGTACAAGCTCGCCGCGAGTGACGGGATGAACCTGACGATTGTCGTCGCCTACCGGTTTATATTCGCGACGGCTTTCCTAGCCCCTCTGGCTTTCTTCTTAGAAAG GAAGAGCAGGCCAAAGATAACGTGGACAGTGCTTGGGCGAGCCTTCTTCTGTGGGCTACTTGC GGGATCAATGGGGCAAAATTTGTACCTAGCAAGCTTATCGATGACATCGGCAACCTACGCCTCGGCCATGGCCAATCTCGTCCCAGCCGTAACCTTCGTCTTGGCCATTTCTCTCGG GTTGGAGAAGGTGAGGCTGACGACGGTTGCAGGGAAGGCAAAGGTGGCGGGAACATTAATGGGGATCGGTGGGGCAATGCTGCTCACGTTCTACAAGGGCGTGGAAGTCAACCTCTGGTCAACGCACGTGAACCTTTTGCACCACGTGGCGCCGACCCAGCAAGGGCGGGAGGGTTCGAGCAATCTCCTCCTGGGCTCGCTTTTGGCCGTGGCCAGCTGCTTCTGCTACGCTCTGTGGTTGATCATTCAG GCCAAGACAAGCGAGGGATTCCCGTGCCAATACACGAGCACGGCGTTGATGACCTTCATGGGGTCAATCCAAGCAGTGGTTTACGCATTGTGTCGAGAGAGGGATTGGAGCCGGTGGCAGCTTGGATGGAACATCGGGCTCCTCACCGTATCATACTCG GGAATCGTCGGATCCGGGTTGTGCTATACTCTAATCACTTGGTGCGTGCGGATGAGAGGACCGGTGTTCGTGTCGGTTTTTAATCCTTTGATGCTGGTGACCGTGGCCTTGGCGGGGTCTATGGTTTTGGACGAAAAATTGCACCTAGGAAG CATTCTAGGGTCGGGGCTCATAGTACTCAGTCTCTATGCGGTGCTGTggggcaaaagaaaggagaatAAGAGAATGAATCAGTTAGCGCCATCGACCGGCTCTGGTGAATCTGAATCCGTTGAGATCGTCATCGCCTCTCCGACCAAAAACGGCGTTAAGGAGGGCGACGATGTCCTAGAGGTGGCGCAAAAGGAGGGCCAAGTGGTCAAAGAAAGTCTTGAAGAGAAaacaggaggaggagaaggacaAAGCTTAACCAGCAACTGA
- the LOC115729535 gene encoding 2-(3-amino-3-carboxypropyl)histidine synthase subunit 1-like, whose amino-acid sequence MATAMDGGDSNGNGAAVKPARPTPKRFTKSQIPDTILNNASLNAAISLLPANYNFEVHKCVARILSSGAKRVALQLPEGLLMYSLLLSDVFASFAAVEHCFVLGDVTYGACCVDDLSALALGADLLIHYGHSCLVPVDTTTVPCLYVFVEIRIDVGHLVETLKLNLGGDYSDVALAGTIQFAGAIRAAKPELESSGFRVLVPQAKPLSAGEVLGCTAPRVRSDSNEGTVAVFVADGRFHLEAFMIANPGIKTFRYDPYMGKLFLEEYDQKGMRESRQNAILKAKECARSWGVVLGTLGRQGNPRILDRLEKKMREKGFDYTVVLMSEITPGRIALFEDSVDAWIQIACPRLSIDWGDAFHKPVLTPFEAEIALGFISGWWERNLKTNSGCIADSGCSKGDSRCECGSSGASKCDDIGDYPMDYYAQDGGEWNSSYVKKPSRPARSIPVPSVGSSSIA is encoded by the coding sequence ATGGCCACGGCCATGGACGGAGGCGACAGCAACGGCAACGGAGCGGCGGTGAAGCCGGCCAGGCCGACGCCGAAGCGGTTCACGAAGTCCCAGATCCCAGACACCATCCTCAACAACGCCTCCCTCAACGCCGCCATCTCCCTCCTCCCGGCGAACTACAACTTCGAGGTCCACAAGTGCGTCGCCCGCATCCTCTCCTCCGGCGCCAAGCGCGTGGCCCTCCAGCTCCCCGAGGGCCTCCTCATGtactccctcctcctctccgaCGTCTTCGCCTCCTTCGCCGCCGTCGAACACTGCTTCGTCCTCGGCGACGTCACCTACGGCGCCTGCTGCGTCGACGACCTGTCCGCCCTCGCCCTCGGCGCTGACCTCCTCATCCACTACGGTCACAGCTGCCTCGTCCCCGTCGACACCACCACCGTGCCTTGCCTCTACGTGTTCGTCGAGATTCGGATCGATGTCGGCCATCTCGTGGAaactctgaagctcaatttggGCGGGGACTACTCGGACGTCGCGCTCGCTGGCACGATTCAGTTCGCTGGCGCGATTCGCGCGGCGAAGCCCGAGCTTGAGAGCAgtgggtttagggttttggtgCCGCAGGCAAAGCCGCTGTCGGCAGGTGAGGTTCTCGGGTGCACCGCTCCAAGGGTCCGTTCTGACTCGAACGAGGGGACGGTTGCGGTGTTTGTAGCAGATGGGAGGTTTCACTTGGAGGCTTTTATGATAGCGAACCCAGGGATTAAGACCTTTCGATACGATCCCTACATGGGGAAGTTGTTTCTTGAGGAGTATGATCAAAAGGGGATGAGGGAATCGAGGCAGAACGCGATATTGAAGGCGAAGGAGTGCGCGAGGAGTTGGGGAGTCGTGTTGGGGACGCTCGGGAGGCAAGGTAATCCGAGGATTTTAGACAggttggagaagaagatgagggaAAAAGGCTTTGATTACACGGTGGTTTTGATGTCTGAGATCACTCCTGGGAGGATCGCTCTGTTCGAGGATTCTGTGGATGCTTGGATTCAGATCGCCTGTCCGAGGCTTTCCATTGACTGGGGTGATGCATTTCATAAGCCGGTATTGACACCGTTCGAGGCGGAGATCGCCCTTGGGTTCATTTCTGGCTGGTGGGAGCGAAATTTGAAGACGAATTCGGGTTGTATAGCTGATTCCGGTTGCAGCAAGGGCGACTCAAGATGCGAATGCGGGAGTAGTGGAGCTTCGAAGTGTGACGATATTGGAGATTACCCGATGGATTATTATGCCCAGGACGGTGGGGAGTGGAATTCTTCTTATGTGAAGAAGCCGTCCCGGCCTGCGAGGAGTATTCCTGTGCCTTCCGTAGGCAGCAGTAGCATAGCTTAG